GATACGCTCTATGGAATTGCCACCGCCCTGGGCAAGAACGTTCAGGACATTATCGCAGCCAACCACCTCGCAGAACCGTATGTGATCGTTCCGGGACAGGTCCTGACCATTCCCTGAGCAAGTTCGGGGCAATTGAGGGGCAAAACGGTGAACCTTTTGGGGTGCACGCTGTGTATCATACATAGAGTGCCCAAGCGGCGAGGCTTGTGACGATGGGCGAGTCTGAGCACGAGGACATCGGCCTGGTCACGCGAATCCGCAGTGGCGACATGGCCGCGTTTGAGCGCCTGTACAACAAGTACAAGCGCCCCTTGTACCAGACGGCCCTGGCCATCACCGGGGATCGCGGTGCGGCGGAAGAGGTCATGCAGGACTGCTTTGTCCGCGCTCATCGCGCTATGAGCAGAGTGGTAGCATCAGGGTCGCTTTCGCCGTGGCTACACCGCATCGCGGTCAATCTGGCCTGCAACTGGGCCAATCGCCATCGCCGCTGGCTATCGGCGCTTGACGTGTGGCTGGAGCACCTGAGCGCACCGGGGCTGGCGCCGGAGCAGGCCGCCGAACAGGTTGAAGTTGGTGAGGTAGTTCGGCAGGCGCTGGGCAGCCTTAACTCGACACAGCGAGCGGTAATCGTACTTTTCTACGTACACGGGTTCACTCTGGCGGAATTGGCCTACATCATGGATTGCCCTGTAGGCACGGTCAAGTCGCGGCTGCACTATGCCTGCAAGGCATTCCGCGAGCGATTGCGCCAAGACGCACGACTGCCAGGCGAGATCATCTATGGCACAGAACTGGGAAAAGCATAACGATCAGGATCAGGTGGACAACGACCTCGGCAGCCTGATCCGTTGGAGCCTTGAGGATTCCCTGGCACGGGAGACTCCGCCGGACGACCTGTGGCAAAGGGTCCGCGCCAGGATCGAGGCCAGCTCACCGCAAGCGGAGCGAGCTCTCCTTGGTCGGAAGCGGCATGGCCTGTCCCTGGCTCCGCTGATTCAGACCGTTGTTGCCAGCTCGCTGGTGCTGGCCTTTGCCCTGGGAGTGAATCACGGTGACACACCACAATCCAGGACCCGGGCCAGCCGTCCTACGGTACAGCGCACAGCGGTCGTCGAGTCCGCCCGGCCGCAGGACATTCCCAGGCTGCGCACTGCATCGCGTCCCGAACCGGAGCCCGTGGTTCATCAGCGTATCGGGGGAGTCGCCGAGTAGTCGGCTGACAACCCGATTGGCGGCCATCTGGCCACCGCTGACAGTCCCAGCGTGGTTGCCCGAGAAACACAACTCGAAGGGGGGTGGGAGCACCGACAATCCGAGACTGATTCCCAAATGTCGCAACAAGATCCACAATTCTTAGGAGGAGATTCAGAAATGGGTAAGAAGTTGTCTCTGGCGCTCGTACTGCTCATGGTTCTGGCCATGGTGCTGAGCTCCTGCAAGCCAGCTGAGAAGCTAGTCAACAAGATCAACCTGAACTGGAACACCGAGCCGCCGACGATGGACCCCGGTCTGGCTACCGACACGACCTCGGTCGACTGCGTCAACATGCTCTTTATGGGTCTGACCAGACTCGACATCGAGACCGTCGAGACCAAGCCTTACCTGGCCACTGAGTGGTCAGTCAGCGCTGATGGTCTGGTCTGGACCTTCAAGATGCGCAAGGACGTCTACTGGATCCACTGGGATCCCAAGACCCAGAAGGCGGAGAAGAAGCGCCCCGTCGTTGCTGGTGATATCGTCTACGCCGTCAGGCGTGTTGCCAATCCCGAGACGGCTTCCGACTATGCCTACGTCGACTATATCATCAAGGGCGCCGAGGATGTCAACACCGGCAAGAGCACCGACCTCAATTCCATTGGGGTGCGCGCGGTGGATGACTACACCGTCGAGTTCACCCTCACCCAGCCCGCTGGCTACTTCCCCGCCATCGCCGGCATGTGGACCAATACCGCAGTACCGCACGAGGTCATCGAGCAGTACGGCGACAAGTGGACTGAGCCAGGCAATATCTGGACCTGTGGCCCGGCCGTGCTGGACGTATGGGAGCATGAGAACAGGGTCGTCTTCAAGAAGAGCGCGAATTTCTTCAACGCCAAGAACGTCTTTATCGAGACCTACAACGTCGTGTTGGTGAACGATGACGCAACAGCTATGGCCATGTACGAGAATGGCGAGCTGGACGTTCAGGCTCCGCCACTGTCCGACATGGACCGCATCCAGGCCGATGCCACTCTGAGCAAGGAACTGTACATTGGCCCCGGCACCTGCACCTACTACTATGGCTTTAACACCAGCAAGCCGCCGCTGGACAATGTCAAGGTTCGCCAGGCTCTGTCCTATGGTATCGACCGCCAGAAGCTGATCGACACCGTCCTCAAGGGCGGCCAGAGACCAGCCAAGTCCTTTGCTTGCCCGGGCGTCTTTGGCAACGTAGCCGATGATCCCAACTTTAAGGGCATCGTCTTTGACCCGGCCAAGGGCAAGGCACTGCTCGCCGAGGCTGGCTACCCCGACGGCAAGGGCCTGCCCGAGATCACCCTCATGATCAACACCAGCGCTGGCCACCAGCGAATCGCCGAGTTCATTCAGCGCAGTTGGAAAGAGAACCTGGGCATCGACGTCAAACTGGCCAACCAGGAATGGGCCATCTACCTGAAAACGGTTAACACCGATGCGCCCCAGGTCTA
The Chloroflexi bacterium ADurb.Bin180 DNA segment above includes these coding regions:
- the sigW_1 gene encoding ECF RNA polymerase sigma factor SigW, producing the protein MGESEHEDIGLVTRIRSGDMAAFERLYNKYKRPLYQTALAITGDRGAAEEVMQDCFVRAHRAMSRVVASGSLSPWLHRIAVNLACNWANRHRRWLSALDVWLEHLSAPGLAPEQAAEQVEVGEVVRQALGSLNSTQRAVIVLFYVHGFTLAELAYIMDCPVGTVKSRLHYACKAFRERLRQDARLPGEIIYGTELGKA
- the oppA gene encoding Oligopeptide-binding protein OppA precursor, which translates into the protein MGKKLSLALVLLMVLAMVLSSCKPAEKLVNKINLNWNTEPPTMDPGLATDTTSVDCVNMLFMGLTRLDIETVETKPYLATEWSVSADGLVWTFKMRKDVYWIHWDPKTQKAEKKRPVVAGDIVYAVRRVANPETASDYAYVDYIIKGAEDVNTGKSTDLNSIGVRAVDDYTVEFTLTQPAGYFPAIAGMWTNTAVPHEVIEQYGDKWTEPGNIWTCGPAVLDVWEHENRVVFKKSANFFNAKNVFIETYNVVLVNDDATAMAMYENGELDVQAPPLSDMDRIQADATLSKELYIGPGTCTYYYGFNTSKPPLDNVKVRQALSYGIDRQKLIDTVLKGGQRPAKSFACPGVFGNVADDPNFKGIVFDPAKGKALLAEAGYPDGKGLPEITLMINTSAGHQRIAEFIQRSWKENLGIDVKLANQEWAIYLKTVNTDAPQVYRMGWCLDYPDENNWVLENFHTTKSLNNPKWSGPKAAEFDKLCEDAAASADPAKRKELYFKAEELLTVTEAVIAPIYYYTTVVLTKPYVERTYSKAGHQEFWYWKVKVH